ATTATTGCCATTACAGCTATTTTAAATTGCTCGGCTGATACTGCATTTAATTACTTTGTTAGCAATGCCCATTTGGAAAAATGGCTGACAATAAAAGCTGATGTTGAGCTAAAGGAGAGCGGGAAATACGAATTGTTTTGGAGTCCAGACGATCCAGACAGGACGAATAATAGCACTTTCGGTTGTAAGATTTTATCTTTTGAAAAGCCTAACTATTTAAATTTTGAATGGCGAGGCAATTCTGAACAAAAGGAATTTATGAATAATGTGAGACCACTTACCAATGTAACAGTGATTTTCTCCAAACTTGATAAGGAAAAAACAAAAGTTACTGTATTACATACTGGTTAGAAACAGGATGAGGATTGGGAAAAGGCACGTCAATATTTTATTAGGGCATGGACTGGTGCTATAAAACAACTTGAAGTATTAATAAACCATTAATAGTACACCCTGAGTTTCTTTAGCCGTAACGCATTAATAATTAAATGCTTTGTACGAATAAAGTTAAACAACTCCTAACAGAATTGATGTTAAAATACTTTACTTATGAGCAATGAAGATTACACTATACGCAATGCAAAGCCTGGTGAATTTGAAGAAATAGGAAAACTTATGGTTTTGGTCTATTCACAATTAGATGGATTTCCAAAAATCTCCGAGCAACCAGAATACTATAAAATGCTTGCCAATGTTGGAGAATTGACAAAGAAGCCCGAAACGGAGCTTTTGGTAGCTGTTTCAGGTGAAGGAAAAATTGGAGGATGTGTTGTGTATTTTGGTGATATGCAGTATTATGGCTCTGGAGGTACTGCAACTCAAGAGAAAAATGCCTCGGGATTTAGGCTATTAGCAGTAGATCCTTCAATTCGAGGGAAAGGACTTGGTAAACTTTTAACCATCGCATGCATCAACAAAGCGAGAGATAAAAATCAACCTCAAATGGTTATTCATACAACAACGGCCATGCAAACCGCTTGGAAAATGTATGAAAAACTAGGTTTTAAAAGGTCAGAAGATGTAGACTTTATGCAAGGAAAACTTCCTGTATTTGGCTTTAGATTAATGCTTTAGTATAGGTCAAGAACATCCATGATAGGTTAAATGATTCGTTAAAATTGATTCTTAAAGAAGATAGCTCTCCTTCTTTTTTGGTTCATCGAATTTATCGGTTTGGTACATTTCGAACTTAATGTCTTTTACCCTAATTTGAAGAGTTGTTTCTCCTCTAAAAATATTCTCAGTAATGGTATAACAAACATCAAAGGGTTTTCCTTCGTGAATAGTTCTGTAATGCTCAGCAAGTTGAAATGCAATAGCAGGATAAGATTTTGTTTTATCGGTA
This window of the Bacteroidales bacterium genome carries:
- a CDS encoding GNAT family N-acetyltransferase; the encoded protein is MSNEDYTIRNAKPGEFEEIGKLMVLVYSQLDGFPKISEQPEYYKMLANVGELTKKPETELLVAVSGEGKIGGCVVYFGDMQYYGSGGTATQEKNASGFRLLAVDPSIRGKGLGKLLTIACINKARDKNQPQMVIHTTTAMQTAWKMYEKLGFKRSEDVDFMQGKLPVFGFRLML
- a CDS encoding SRPBCC domain-containing protein encodes the protein MSSIDTTDKIIAITAILNCSADTAFNYFVSNAHLEKWLTIKADVELKESGKYELFWSPDDPDRTNNSTFGCKILSFEKPNYLNFEWRGNSEQKEFMNNVRPLTNVTVIFSKLDKEKTKVTVLHTG